A DNA window from Turicibacter sp. TJ11 contains the following coding sequences:
- a CDS encoding GTP pyrophosphokinase family protein — translation MLPLAEFRYIDKALTTLDEKHDQLEVISKLLQMEFTEIMKLYTMDYLNITTRVKSRDSLKEKILRQGYYKKYNDPIRLIYQLSDLIGVRIECRFEQDERAIYKMLKKHFNIRNEEGYYYNEMNPNVKLSLDGRQPQKQKNGFKIFRIDGIVTDTNTDLPFELQIKSLVNSFWGEIEHKIIYKNYNYLLVDDLLIEMMHSIKNNLALLDKQLLTIYRNVEQRQTDEDYQRKTLEDVMAKMCNDVFAKQLKEQIGMNVNIKKACQTIMKYTFSPTEMLEFTEMSESLIKALERISEIANENVEFNVPIIFSREPIYSTTFAQIVGPYFRDVMNKEFHWNLFFKILFAIEPQDSVDDFEKFLGFLETAYQTSPTMTRLKKVLYSQLDEHADEVLTAFNETVAHAIVIIDDVECVYEDKITEVASIMTDSLREVTATITTYDQWMIEKEGVLEELKARLLEELA, via the coding sequence ATGTTGCCATTAGCGGAATTTAGATATATCGATAAGGCGTTAACAACACTTGATGAAAAACACGATCAATTAGAAGTGATTTCTAAACTTCTTCAAATGGAGTTTACGGAAATTATGAAACTTTATACGATGGACTATTTAAACATCACGACACGCGTCAAAAGCAGAGATAGTTTAAAAGAAAAAATTTTACGCCAGGGGTATTATAAAAAGTATAATGATCCCATCCGTTTAATTTATCAACTCTCTGATTTAATTGGTGTTCGCATTGAGTGTCGCTTTGAACAAGATGAACGTGCCATTTATAAAATGTTAAAAAAACACTTTAACATTCGAAACGAAGAGGGATACTACTACAACGAAATGAATCCCAATGTCAAATTAAGTTTAGACGGACGACAACCTCAAAAACAAAAAAATGGCTTTAAAATCTTTCGTATTGATGGAATCGTCACAGATACGAATACGGATCTTCCATTTGAACTACAAATTAAATCACTCGTTAACTCTTTTTGGGGTGAAATTGAACATAAAATTATTTACAAAAACTATAACTATCTTTTAGTCGACGATTTATTAATTGAAATGATGCACTCGATTAAAAACAATTTAGCCTTACTTGATAAACAACTATTAACGATCTATCGAAATGTTGAACAGCGTCAAACCGATGAAGACTATCAACGAAAAACATTAGAAGATGTCATGGCTAAAATGTGTAATGATGTCTTTGCTAAGCAATTAAAAGAACAAATTGGAATGAACGTGAATATTAAAAAAGCGTGTCAAACGATCATGAAATATACGTTTTCACCAACTGAGATGCTTGAGTTTACGGAGATGAGTGAATCGTTAATTAAGGCACTAGAACGCATCTCTGAAATTGCGAACGAAAACGTGGAATTTAATGTTCCAATCATCTTCTCACGAGAACCAATTTATAGTACGACTTTTGCTCAGATCGTCGGTCCTTATTTTAGAGATGTCATGAATAAAGAATTTCACTGGAATTTATTCTTTAAAATTTTATTTGCGATCGAACCACAAGATAGCGTCGACGATTTTGAAAAGTTTTTAGGCTTTTTAGAAACAGCTTATCAAACCTCACCGACCATGACGCGTCTTAAAAAAGTACTTTATTCGCAATTAGATGAACATGCTGATGAAGTTTTAACGGCCTTCAATGAAACGGTTGCTCATGCGATTGTGATCATTGATGATGTCGAATGTGTATATGAAGATAAAATAACAGAAGTTGCATCGATTATGACTGATTCTTTACGTGAGGTGACCGCAACGATTACGACGTATGATCAATGGATGATTGAAAAAGAAGGGGTCTTAGAAGAATTAAAAGCCCGTTTACTAGAAGAATTAGCGTAA
- a CDS encoding HutP family protein — protein sequence MKTYSSLDVAKAAIKVSMTGSRTEEEEVVRELKEQGIHATAVDIGGNLIQSIPKIIERAIIASRKTNVTKESFVLDGAVAGATRDAIMQVSMKATGLNAGGKIAIARCGENLTVCIFLSIGLLHLDDVVIGLAHRSVPANI from the coding sequence ATGAAAACATATAGTAGTTTAGATGTAGCAAAAGCTGCCATTAAAGTTTCGATGACCGGTTCTCGAACAGAAGAAGAAGAAGTTGTCCGTGAATTAAAAGAACAAGGCATTCACGCGACGGCTGTTGATATTGGTGGAAATTTAATTCAATCGATTCCCAAAATTATTGAACGTGCAATCATCGCTTCACGTAAAACCAATGTCACGAAGGAATCATTTGTTTTAGATGGAGCTGTTGCAGGGGCAACGCGCGATGCAATTATGCAAGTTTCAATGAAGGCCACTGGTTTAAATGCAGGTGGAAAAATCGCCATCGCTCGATGTGGCGAAAATTTAACGGTTTGCATCTTTTTAAGTATTGGGTTACTTCATTTAGATGACGTTGTCATTGGACTCGCCCATCGATCAGTACCTGCAAATATTTAA
- a CDS encoding YiiX/YebB-like N1pC/P60 family cysteine hydrolase: MKKKNYYFISFLMLLILVACLNFLVELNAYTPHANQVDTLVMEQSSDLINIADYPVTLFTLEERCVDDDHQQMACHELNDIQNGDILITKSNHTLLYRHGHAGLVVDVEAGLVLEAIGYGTKSRLEPLEKWNYYPTVKVLRLKEKNEALISSLIDSALSNFLDINYNLIASKYNLKMTHCSDIVWKVFNSIGIDLDSNGGWIVTPKDISQSPYLYEVKSFGFSPHRVW, encoded by the coding sequence ATGAAAAAAAAGAATTATTATTTTATATCGTTTCTAATGCTTTTAATTCTAGTCGCTTGTTTAAATTTTTTAGTTGAATTAAATGCTTATACGCCTCATGCGAATCAAGTTGACACCCTCGTCATGGAACAATCATCAGACTTAATAAATATTGCCGATTATCCGGTGACGTTATTTACGTTAGAAGAACGATGTGTCGATGATGATCATCAACAAATGGCGTGTCATGAATTAAACGATATTCAAAACGGAGATATTTTAATTACAAAATCAAATCATACCTTGTTATATCGACATGGTCATGCTGGCCTTGTCGTTGATGTTGAAGCGGGACTAGTTCTTGAAGCAATCGGGTATGGAACTAAATCTCGATTAGAGCCACTTGAAAAATGGAACTACTATCCAACCGTCAAAGTACTACGCTTAAAAGAAAAAAATGAAGCCCTCATTTCAAGCCTCATTGATTCAGCGCTATCCAACTTCTTAGATATAAATTATAACTTAATCGCTTCAAAGTATAACTTAAAAATGACGCATTGTTCCGATATTGTTTGGAAAGTATTTAATAGCATTGGCATCGACTTAGATAGTAATGGTGGATGGATCGTCACACCAAAAGATATTAGTCAAAGCCCGTATTTATATGAAGTAAAATCTTTTGGTTTTTCACCTCATCGTGTTTGGTAG
- a CDS encoding aromatic acid exporter family protein gives MIFKQWIGMRTLKTGLAVIITSCLSGTFLISNPFYAVIGTVFAMQNTVKSSFVAGKNRLLGTVLGAVIGYFFALIHLEWPVFHGVAVIVVIICCNALKISSSIIIASTVCLSILMGITAEQNPLIYSFLRTTDTSIGIIIGILVNYFIAQPNYLGRLTDEIEKIENMTIELVKNILIHQDLNTAPLNSELTRLNALYHNYCADTKFQKNPVSSNQLKRSIDACHDIYFHAKCIARLDLEQTDLTFDNKMEIIEFFNNGCHAKVNLNHPIHPIFEYHIHKMLDQIYLLTSTVEDLTEHLNPAQES, from the coding sequence ATGATTTTCAAACAATGGATTGGCATGAGAACGCTCAAAACAGGACTGGCTGTGATTATAACGAGTTGCTTAAGTGGAACCTTTTTAATTAGCAATCCCTTTTATGCGGTCATCGGGACGGTGTTTGCGATGCAAAACACGGTGAAAAGTTCATTTGTCGCTGGAAAAAACCGATTGCTTGGAACCGTCTTAGGAGCAGTCATTGGTTACTTTTTTGCGCTCATTCATTTAGAGTGGCCCGTTTTTCATGGCGTCGCCGTCATTGTCGTCATTATTTGCTGTAATGCATTAAAAATCAGTTCCTCAATCATCATTGCTTCAACTGTTTGCCTCTCTATTTTAATGGGAATTACGGCTGAGCAAAATCCCCTGATCTACTCTTTTTTAAGAACAACGGATACGTCGATTGGAATTATCATCGGGATTTTAGTCAATTATTTTATTGCACAGCCTAATTATTTAGGACGATTAACGGATGAAATTGAAAAAATTGAGAATATGACGATTGAACTCGTTAAAAATATTTTAATTCATCAAGATTTAAACACAGCCCCCCTCAATTCCGAGCTCACTCGATTAAATGCGCTTTATCACAACTATTGTGCCGATACGAAGTTTCAAAAAAATCCCGTCTCTTCTAATCAATTAAAGCGTTCAATTGATGCTTGTCACGACATTTATTTTCATGCCAAATGCATCGCTCGACTTGATCTTGAACAAACCGATTTAACGTTTGATAATAAAATGGAGATTATTGAGTTTTTTAATAACGGCTGTCATGCGAAAGTGAATCTCAATCACCCGATCCATCCGATTTTTGAATATCATATTCATAAAATGCTTGATCAAATTTACTTATTAACCTCTACGGTTGAAGATTTAACGGAGCATCTCAATCCTGCTCAAGAATCATAA
- a CDS encoding FAD-dependent oxidoreductase — MRVPLWLDTISAPKFSQLTHDRSVDVCIVGAGMAGVTLAYLLKDTELNVALIDSDEVLHGTSAYTTAKITAQHNLDYHKILNHYGEYQAKCYANAQLDALDFIEQTIKKLNIDCDFEKKFSAVYTQDEKYVPILEKEFKAYQKLGLNGRLVDELDLPFPIEKALILENQAQFHPLKYLICLLQEIKKSSNIEVYEHTPAVELKKQPTHHIIETKTGFHIEAKKVVQTSHFPFYDDLALLFAKVEPSRSYLTACKGAKTMPDGMYISYEEPTRTIRTYQDYLIVGGEDHRTGTTDDTVQKYEIIEQFARDMFNIDEISYQWSTQDYKTIDQIPFIGRMQENDEIYVATGFKKWGMTNSTVSALLLRDLILQKENPWRSLFSPQRKNIRAQFKNLVLYNAQVASELLKGKLKLGDDLESLDRGQSTVIHTDEGKYGIYKDENDELFVVDITCPHLGCELNFNRAEATWDCPCHGSRFSYKGEIITGPAHHPLTSTKNKIDPNLF; from the coding sequence ATGCGTGTTCCTTTATGGCTTGATACCATCTCAGCACCAAAGTTTTCACAACTAACACATGATCGATCAGTTGATGTGTGTATTGTAGGTGCCGGAATGGCTGGTGTCACATTAGCTTATTTACTTAAAGATACTGAGTTAAATGTTGCATTAATTGATTCTGATGAAGTTTTACATGGGACAAGTGCGTATACGACAGCAAAAATTACAGCTCAACATAATCTTGATTATCATAAAATCTTAAATCATTACGGTGAATATCAAGCTAAGTGTTATGCTAATGCTCAATTAGATGCCCTTGATTTCATTGAACAAACAATCAAAAAATTAAATATTGATTGTGATTTTGAGAAAAAGTTTTCAGCTGTTTATACGCAAGATGAAAAGTATGTTCCTATTCTTGAAAAGGAATTTAAAGCTTATCAAAAACTTGGTTTAAACGGACGATTAGTCGATGAACTTGATTTACCTTTTCCAATTGAAAAAGCGTTGATTTTAGAAAATCAGGCTCAATTTCACCCACTTAAATATCTGATTTGCTTATTACAAGAAATAAAAAAATCATCGAATATTGAAGTTTATGAACATACTCCAGCAGTTGAGTTAAAAAAACAACCCACTCATCACATCATTGAGACAAAAACGGGCTTTCACATTGAAGCAAAAAAAGTGGTTCAAACGTCACACTTCCCATTTTATGATGATCTTGCCCTACTCTTTGCTAAAGTTGAACCTTCACGCTCATATTTAACAGCTTGCAAAGGGGCAAAAACAATGCCTGATGGGATGTATATTTCATATGAAGAACCGACCCGTACCATTAGAACCTATCAAGATTACTTAATTGTAGGTGGTGAAGATCATCGCACGGGAACAACAGATGATACGGTTCAGAAATATGAAATCATTGAACAATTTGCACGCGACATGTTTAATATTGATGAGATTAGTTATCAGTGGTCAACACAAGATTATAAAACGATTGATCAAATTCCATTTATCGGGCGTATGCAAGAAAATGACGAGATTTACGTGGCGACTGGATTTAAAAAATGGGGAATGACTAATAGTACGGTGTCTGCCCTACTCCTTCGTGACTTAATACTACAAAAAGAAAATCCATGGCGTTCGTTATTTAGTCCTCAACGTAAAAATATTCGTGCGCAATTTAAAAATTTAGTGCTTTATAACGCCCAAGTCGCGTCTGAACTGTTAAAAGGAAAACTAAAACTTGGTGATGATTTAGAGTCACTCGATCGTGGACAATCAACAGTGATTCATACCGATGAAGGTAAATACGGAATTTATAAAGATGAAAATGATGAGTTATTTGTCGTTGATATTACGTGTCCTCATTTAGGATGCGAATTAAACTTCAATCGTGCCGAAGCGACTTGGGATTGTCCTTGTCATGGTTCACGCTTCTCTTATAAAGGAGAAATCATTACAGGACCTGCTCATCACCCCTTAACCTCAACTAAAAATAAAATTGATCCTAACCTATTTTAA
- a CDS encoding SDR family oxidoreductase produces MTTPWSQFPKTAPEQTQDQQPGLETQMNPRPIYDHPDYHFGNGRLKDKVAIITGGDSGIGRAVALAYAKEGAKVVIVYNNEHEDANETKQAIENIQGNCLLISGDLTDKFFANEIVNQTLETFHQINILVNNAAVQYPQNDITQIKDEDLHQTFAVNYFGTFYLTRAVVPHLTEGDCIINTTSVTAFEGNETLIDYSSTKGALTAFTRSLSANLAKKGIRVNAVAPGPIWTPLIPASFDAKKVSQHGANVPMKRMGHPVELAGAYVLLASNEGSYISGITLHVNGGTIINC; encoded by the coding sequence ATGACAACACCGTGGAGTCAATTTCCTAAAACCGCCCCTGAACAAACCCAAGATCAACAACCAGGTCTAGAAACACAAATGAATCCAAGACCCATTTATGATCATCCGGATTATCACTTTGGAAACGGTCGATTAAAAGATAAAGTTGCTATTATTACCGGTGGTGATTCTGGAATCGGTCGTGCTGTTGCTTTAGCCTATGCGAAAGAAGGTGCTAAAGTCGTTATTGTTTATAACAATGAACACGAGGATGCAAACGAAACAAAACAAGCCATTGAAAATATTCAAGGCAATTGTTTACTGATCTCAGGTGATTTAACGGATAAATTCTTTGCTAACGAGATTGTCAATCAAACACTAGAAACGTTTCATCAAATTAACATTTTAGTTAATAATGCAGCCGTACAATATCCACAAAACGATATTACGCAAATTAAAGATGAAGATTTACACCAAACCTTTGCGGTCAACTATTTTGGAACCTTTTATCTCACTCGTGCGGTTGTTCCCCATTTAACAGAAGGAGATTGCATTATTAATACGACATCCGTTACCGCCTTTGAAGGAAACGAAACGTTAATCGATTACTCTTCGACTAAAGGAGCACTCACAGCCTTTACACGTTCATTATCAGCAAACTTAGCGAAAAAAGGAATTCGTGTCAACGCAGTGGCTCCAGGACCGATTTGGACACCACTTATTCCCGCTTCATTTGATGCTAAAAAAGTGTCTCAACATGGCGCAAATGTACCGATGAAACGAATGGGACATCCTGTTGAATTAGCAGGTGCTTATGTCTTACTCGCTTCTAATGAAGGATCATATATTTCAGGAATCACACTGCATGTGAATGGAGGAACCATTATTAACTGCTAA
- a CDS encoding thioredoxin domain-containing protein has protein sequence MSQNKKPNHLIHELSPYLLQHAYNPVNWYPWSEEAFAKAKTEDKPIFLSIGYSTCHWCHVMEDESFEDEEVAAYLNEYFVSIKVDREERPDIDSVYMTVCQSLTGQGGWPLTILMTPEGHPFYAGTYFPKQSRYGRPGLMDILKSLIKTWQNHREKIEEVSSDIQAHLTDLSTHISSQTELSPTLFKNALQHFKAIYDFEFGGFGEAPKFPTPHRLMYLLRTDDEEAIEMVKKTLDQMYKGGLFDHIGYGFSRYSTDEAWLVPHFEKMLYDNALLIMTYLEAYEVTKEKRYLMIATKTLDYVLRNLHHQEGGFYCAEDADSEGEEGKYYLFTDEEIIKLLGKEQGEFFNHYYNVTSEGNFEGKTILNRLHTSIELDEEKIEPLREKVLAYRASRYHLHKDDKILTSWNGLMLVALAKAYRVTQEEKYESLIHETITFINENLLDQGRLLARFREGKSHFLGYLDDYAFYVYGLIESYQSTFNTDYLSLAIKLTRDMIELFKDVEAGGYYLYGKDAETLMIRPKETYDGAMPSGNSVAAYNLIRLARLTGDVDLEKEAMEQLQFMATHATHYEISHAFYLIAAKFAIESSQELIAVLPQAQMLNDFKSFLSTNPLFHLTVVVKTKENELELNQLIPYLSNYAYSSQPAFYVCEGGSCRQPIHDLNQLNEVFKKKA, from the coding sequence ATGAGTCAAAATAAAAAACCTAATCATTTAATTCATGAATTATCACCGTATTTATTGCAACATGCCTATAATCCGGTAAATTGGTATCCATGGAGTGAGGAGGCGTTTGCTAAAGCCAAAACAGAAGATAAACCCATTTTTTTAAGTATTGGCTATTCAACGTGTCACTGGTGCCATGTCATGGAGGATGAGTCTTTTGAAGATGAAGAAGTCGCTGCCTATTTAAATGAATATTTTGTCTCGATTAAAGTCGATCGTGAGGAGCGACCTGATATTGATAGTGTTTATATGACAGTTTGTCAAAGTTTAACCGGACAAGGTGGATGGCCACTGACGATTTTAATGACTCCAGAGGGTCATCCCTTTTATGCGGGAACTTATTTTCCGAAACAAAGTCGTTATGGACGTCCAGGGTTAATGGATATCTTAAAAAGTCTCATAAAAACGTGGCAAAATCATCGTGAAAAAATTGAAGAAGTGTCCTCAGATATTCAAGCGCATTTGACTGATTTAAGCACACATATCTCTTCACAAACAGAACTCAGTCCAACGCTATTTAAAAATGCTTTACAACATTTCAAAGCCATTTATGATTTTGAATTTGGTGGGTTTGGAGAAGCGCCTAAGTTTCCAACGCCACATCGGTTAATGTATTTATTAAGAACCGATGATGAAGAAGCCATTGAAATGGTAAAAAAAACACTCGATCAGATGTATAAAGGAGGACTGTTTGATCATATTGGTTATGGTTTTTCACGCTATTCAACGGATGAAGCGTGGCTTGTTCCACATTTTGAAAAAATGTTATATGATAATGCTCTATTAATTATGACGTATTTAGAAGCCTATGAGGTGACAAAAGAAAAACGCTATCTAATGATTGCAACGAAAACACTTGATTATGTGTTAAGGAATCTTCATCATCAAGAGGGTGGGTTTTATTGTGCAGAAGATGCGGATAGTGAGGGAGAAGAAGGGAAGTATTACTTATTTACCGATGAAGAAATCATTAAACTTTTAGGAAAAGAGCAAGGGGAATTTTTCAATCACTATTATAACGTAACATCTGAAGGGAATTTTGAAGGTAAAACGATTCTTAATCGACTTCATACATCCATTGAACTAGATGAAGAAAAAATCGAACCATTACGTGAAAAAGTGCTTGCTTATCGCGCCTCACGCTATCACTTACATAAAGATGATAAAATTTTAACATCTTGGAATGGGTTAATGCTTGTCGCACTGGCTAAAGCTTATCGTGTCACACAAGAAGAAAAGTATGAATCATTAATTCATGAAACGATTACCTTTATTAACGAAAATCTTTTGGATCAAGGTCGCTTATTAGCAAGATTTCGTGAAGGAAAAAGTCATTTTCTTGGCTATTTAGATGATTACGCTTTTTACGTCTACGGCTTAATTGAAAGCTATCAAAGCACTTTTAACACAGATTATTTATCGTTGGCTATCAAACTAACACGCGATATGATTGAGTTGTTTAAGGATGTTGAAGCGGGAGGTTATTACTTATACGGAAAAGATGCTGAAACCTTAATGATTCGTCCGAAAGAAACATACGATGGAGCAATGCCATCAGGAAATTCCGTCGCGGCGTATAATTTAATACGTCTAGCAAGACTCACAGGTGATGTTGATTTAGAAAAAGAAGCGATGGAACAGCTTCAATTTATGGCCACTCATGCGACACATTATGAAATTAGCCATGCCTTTTACCTAATTGCGGCTAAATTTGCAATTGAATCTAGTCAAGAATTAATCGCAGTCTTACCGCAAGCACAAATGCTTAATGATTTTAAATCATTTCTTTCAACCAATCCTTTATTTCATCTAACCGTCGTTGTTAAAACAAAAGAAAATGAACTAGAGTTAAATCAGTTAATTCCTTATTTGTCTAATTACGCGTACTCTTCTCAGCCAGCTTTTTACGTTTGTGAAGGAGGAAGCTGTCGTCAACCCATTCATGATTTGAACCAATTAAATGAAGTATTTAAAAAGAAGGCGTAA
- a CDS encoding asparagine synthetase B, whose protein sequence is MFELVVLMKKQTTIDDLQFMQHALKTLKHHEVDDERLYVVEPFMLGFNRLSLMNFNDQVPSIHSTEEGCHLIFYGEVYNDLALRQQLEKLGFECQHSPIGDVILTLYQLIGQTFITQLRGLFSLLLYDQALNQLFVVSDSFGIHPLYYTVFEEGIFLSSQLHPFKLNVIHSPADDNLTNLKTVKQLQPRTLLMYSFKQGLTLQPFATVELMPIKKDDHTLKELQQAFLTSIESSLKRSHEVGCLLTESVSSMTVAACANTFSSHLKTYTLCYKENDRENHGHLLKLADQLNLDLKVKTITATEFLNEAKLAINFLGTPITDPSAIALYHLAKVANQEVDILLSGEGVNELWSHHPLNSLKHEDDSSRLLQRLICLLLSIFKNKETEKLLSFKKHCSFKPPTHPLIIKPPLSSQNDLIAFDELRMAHALKLHLPFLNSTVVELTNRLNHDTSLKNNSIQTVLREAFNDVTSFPLLNTYQAQSIIPLKNWLKNELFDEARQILLSERDQPFIDQSKALSYLELHAKGKRDYSNELWPLLMYLLWYDGWGSETGLL, encoded by the coding sequence ATGTTTGAATTAGTTGTTTTAATGAAAAAACAAACAACGATTGATGATCTCCAATTCATGCAGCACGCTTTAAAAACACTAAAGCATCATGAAGTAGATGACGAACGATTATATGTAGTTGAACCATTCATGTTAGGATTCAATCGCTTAAGTTTAATGAATTTTAATGATCAGGTCCCCTCTATTCATTCAACGGAAGAAGGGTGCCATCTCATCTTTTATGGTGAAGTTTATAATGACTTAGCACTTCGCCAACAGCTTGAAAAGTTAGGATTTGAATGTCAACACTCACCAATAGGTGACGTGATTTTAACGTTGTATCAACTAATTGGGCAAACGTTTATTACCCAATTACGAGGCCTTTTTTCGCTGCTCTTATATGATCAAGCGTTAAATCAACTGTTTGTCGTCAGTGATTCCTTTGGGATTCATCCACTTTATTACACTGTTTTTGAAGAGGGGATTTTTTTGAGCTCTCAACTTCATCCGTTTAAACTGAATGTCATTCATTCACCGGCCGATGATAACTTAACTAATTTAAAGACGGTGAAACAACTACAACCACGAACGCTTTTAATGTATTCTTTTAAACAGGGACTTACGCTTCAACCATTTGCAACGGTTGAGTTAATGCCAATAAAAAAAGACGATCATACTTTAAAAGAACTTCAACAAGCTTTCTTAACTTCTATTGAATCTTCATTGAAAAGAAGTCATGAAGTCGGCTGTCTTTTAACAGAAAGTGTTAGTTCCATGACGGTAGCAGCATGTGCAAATACGTTCAGTTCTCATCTTAAAACGTATACTCTTTGCTATAAAGAAAATGATCGTGAAAATCATGGGCATCTTTTAAAATTAGCCGACCAATTAAATCTTGATTTAAAAGTAAAAACCATCACGGCTACCGAATTTTTAAATGAGGCAAAATTAGCAATAAACTTTTTAGGAACGCCCATTACCGATCCATCAGCGATTGCACTTTATCATCTAGCAAAAGTGGCGAATCAGGAAGTCGATATTCTCTTATCAGGAGAGGGAGTAAATGAACTGTGGAGTCATCATCCACTTAATTCTTTAAAGCATGAGGATGATTCTTCGAGGCTTCTTCAACGACTCATCTGTCTTTTATTGTCTATCTTTAAAAACAAAGAAACAGAGAAGTTACTAAGCTTTAAAAAACACTGTTCGTTTAAACCACCGACTCACCCACTTATCATCAAGCCTCCCTTATCTTCCCAAAATGATCTAATTGCATTCGATGAGCTAAGAATGGCACATGCTTTAAAGCTACATCTTCCATTTTTAAATTCAACGGTTGTTGAGCTCACTAATAGACTAAATCATGATACATCGCTTAAAAACAACTCCATTCAAACAGTGTTACGCGAAGCTTTTAATGATGTCACTTCATTTCCTTTGCTAAACACCTATCAAGCCCAATCCATCATCCCGTTAAAAAATTGGCTTAAAAATGAGCTTTTTGATGAGGCACGACAGATTCTTTTATCTGAAAGAGATCAACCGTTCATTGATCAATCAAAGGCACTCTCGTATTTAGAATTACATGCTAAAGGGAAGCGGGATTACTCAAATGAGCTATGGCCCCTGCTCATGTATCTTTTATGGTATGACGGATGGGGAAGTGAAACGGGACTTCTTTAA
- a CDS encoding asparaginase produces MSKKVAVIFTGGTISMKVDPRLKAAIPSMSSEDIMSMVTNIDQIAELDIVEFGKYPGPHMTPEKMMALKQLVEQKLNEEDIAGVVVTHGTDNLEETAYLLDVCLNNEKPVVVVGAMRNGSELGYDGPSNLAAAICTAIHPKSRNKGVLVVLNNEVNAAREVTKTHTMSLDTFKSLEFGPIGIVDQDDVIYYHKQSIPTKHVFTNSIETDVHLLKAVSGMDSTLLHFLVEKGAKGIVIEAMGRGNVPPMMMDGIKAALDAQIPVVIVSRSPMGRVLGSYGYDGGGAQLQQLGAILASNLNGQKARIHLMLALTVAKTFDEVKSYFID; encoded by the coding sequence ATGTCAAAAAAAGTAGCAGTAATCTTTACAGGTGGAACCATTTCAATGAAAGTAGATCCACGTCTGAAAGCCGCCATTCCTTCAATGTCAAGTGAAGATATTATGTCGATGGTAACAAATATTGATCAAATTGCTGAGCTTGATATTGTGGAGTTTGGTAAATATCCAGGACCACATATGACACCAGAAAAAATGATGGCGTTAAAACAGTTGGTTGAACAAAAGTTAAATGAAGAAGATATTGCGGGTGTTGTTGTGACACACGGAACAGATAATTTAGAAGAAACAGCTTATTTATTAGATGTTTGTTTAAATAATGAAAAGCCTGTGGTGGTGGTTGGAGCGATGCGTAACGGTTCAGAGCTTGGGTATGATGGACCAAGTAACTTAGCGGCTGCAATCTGTACAGCGATTCATCCAAAATCACGCAATAAAGGTGTTTTAGTCGTTTTAAATAATGAAGTCAATGCGGCAAGAGAAGTGACTAAAACCCATACGATGAGCTTAGATACGTTTAAATCATTAGAATTTGGACCGATTGGAATTGTCGATCAAGACGATGTGATTTATTATCATAAGCAATCAATTCCAACTAAACATGTTTTTACAAATTCAATTGAAACAGATGTTCATTTATTAAAGGCCGTTTCTGGAATGGACTCTACCCTTCTTCACTTCTTAGTTGAAAAAGGAGCAAAAGGAATTGTCATTGAGGCCATGGGGCGTGGAAATGTTCCACCGATGATGATGGATGGAATTAAAGCGGCACTTGACGCACAAATTCCTGTTGTGATTGTTTCACGCTCTCCAATGGGACGTGTTTTAGGTTCTTATGGATATGATGGTGGTGGTGCTCAATTGCAACAATTAGGAGCCATCTTAGCAAGTAATTTAAATGGACAAAAAGCACGTATTCACTTAATGTTAGCTCTAACAGTAGCTAAAACATTCGATGAAGTTAAATCATATTTTATCGATTAA